The nucleotide window CCGTCCGTCACGCCCCCGCCGTTGGCAGCCCCAACCGCTCGCTTGCCCTTGCTTGCCCCGGGTTCATGCATGGTGGTGCCTGCCGCAGCAGACCTTCATCAATTCGTCCCGTTTGGCGTCGCATGGAGCTCGCTCCTCCAATCCGCCCGCGCTTCAACCGGCCTACCCGGGAGCCAGctgcgccgagctcggctTGGGACGAAACTTCAACCGGCCACGTCCGCCGTCTCGATATACTATCCTCCCTCTCCCGTCCCGGAAAGCGCATGAAGCGCCCGAGGCTTCCGCTTtccccgccggccccgccgtCAATTGCCATCGGGCCTTGAGGATGTGCATAGCTTGCCTGCGGAGTATAGTATTGAGTCCTCGTGCTTCTGGCTACCATGGCCGGGATGGAATGGAAATCTGCCTTGTCGGCACTAGATCGATATGAAGTCATACAGACATTGTGAGATTATTCATGACGTTTACACAAACGGCCACGGAGTCACACGTTCTCACCAAGAACTCAACAGACAGACGTCTCTATCAGCCACTGCCCaaggcgacgccgtcgccatcgagcaAAGAGCGTACAAGGATGCAACCTCACGAGCAAGCCGCCCACAGTTCGCTCCCCCAGAACCAACACACAAAAGCTGACACACATGCTCAGGAAGAATATGAGACAATCTGGAAGGCGGACCTAGCTACTCACTCaagcccctcgtcgtcaatcTTACCAGCATCCACACCCTTCGAGGCAGCTCTCGACGAGGCAACCTCGCACCACGCCTCGGGCGACCAAGGCGGCATTCGCATCGGGGCGTACACGAATTGCACGCCTATAGCCGAGGGCATCACGTCCCAAGTCTTCCGCTCCGGCTCCAACGCCCTGAAGGTCATAACCACCCACCGCAACATTGAGCCGCACAATccccgccgcgaggccaagaTCCTCGGCCTCCTGTCGGAATGCCCCGAGATCATCAGgctcctcgacgtcttccACGACCAAGAGCAGCACATGGTGCTCCGCTTCCCCTACATGCCACCAACGCTCACCGACGTAATCGCCCAGGtccaaagcagcagcaccggcggaAGCGGGAACAATGCGAGCAAAGGCCTGCCCAAGAGACAACTGGCTGTCATATTCCGCGACGTCCTACGCGGTCTCTCTTACATCCacgccatgggcatcatTCATCGAGACGTCAAGCCCTCGGCCGTCCTGCTTGCATCTCCAAGCGGTCCTGCGCGTCTATCGGACTTTGGTACTGCGTGGC belongs to Purpureocillium takamizusanense chromosome 1, complete sequence and includes:
- the CSK1 gene encoding Cyclin-dependent kinase (COG:G~EggNog:ENOG503P0VQ); amino-acid sequence: MKSYRHYRRLYQPLPKATPSPSSKERTRMQPHEQAAHSSLPQNQHTKADTHAQEEYETIWKADLATHSSPSSSILPASTPFEAALDEATSHHASGDQGGIRIGAYTNCTPIAEGITSQVFRSGSNALKVITTHRNIEPHNPRREAKILGLLSECPEIIRLLDVFHDQEQHMVLRFPYMPPTLTDVIAQVQSSSTGGSGNNASKGLPKRQLAVIFRDVLRGLSYIHAMGIIHRDVKPSAVLLASPSGPARLSDFGTAWHPTLSAAAEPPDDKILDIGTGPYRAPEVLFGNKSYDAGVDMWSLGVALAEAATGAPPFESRPASEDGSQLGLILSIFKTLGTPTVQTWPEAQSFKVSPFELWTVFPQRPWSDILPNLDHEIGAVVADLLRFDKKRVTAVQCLALPLFTHPDPEAQR